One Paramisgurnus dabryanus chromosome 8, PD_genome_1.1, whole genome shotgun sequence DNA window includes the following coding sequences:
- the nlrx1 gene encoding NLR family member X1 isoform X1 — translation MWRLGRPSGTKVLRRCHSSPTDVCCKLYSRSRQKNHNLRLPSDGIFGSLKAHHFFIKTKSSCQNAWKDLRSSSMCYSISGFNPRFYCSYESVTDPIEIHKQKLAQWFNHLPEEEKQFGGYFSPETMHVEPLMLERHPDEERGLPVSRFKTNANVSTHPSLSVEQLFEADHDENKARGLNVLLYGAVGTGKSTVVRKLVLDWCAGSALSQFKLLLPFSCEDLSYASKATSLRDLVGKKYMHLRKTNYLNGDVDKAKDVLFIFNGMEKMKLDFRIGSTELCSDPNEALPTGCVVVNLLRKYLLPEASILVTTRLSAMDRIPKKYVNRFVQICGFNDPDRQRAYFTSRLLQQNGEKDGPTKAAESLIEMFYLNLQRESHLATACFLPSYCWLTCATLHLLHFTDANAPIRTLTGIYTSFMRLNFGGELITTDGNASSQDQENSLMLYVVRTVGKLAFDGITKKRTSFSAEDLEQWVGGKTKTDEELRQLAVFRTDVLDFFLVPDDNGPHPESGERRYVFAVPAMQEYFAALYVVLGENKTVLEKLTKQISEDLGQATEEITSLLSILSKIIPFRIFAIFNLLKLFPKLFERISSFTKGRIAHTMAAEMFRSEDSFNEDVLDQVEQSLLGVHGPQPQVESDTRAFELYPIFMGGLLHYENRRLLGHLGCDIKSQTVAQITRTLRKHLIKESSKKQPPEELMDLLVLLYEFQNPRLTAEVLQSIKTINLSTVRMTPLKGFVLSTVLNCTRSSFHLDELNLSSCHITPDLLQMLWPAFHHTTNLNLQFNSLGPESCILLRDLLLEPNCTIKSIHLCDNHLTDAGVNHLLEALSGNHSLQRLSLMHTGLGDTAAYLLAEKLGQHDMLKELNVAYNNIGDSAALTLVDACREHPSIHTVHLYLNELTDVGKQSLHVRGGPRVREGRRVKVLASVTEGSDISEDWHPILSIIGKNSLSWERERVREQLHVFLKDLEWGRKQQTFWKKLHFRRVESVVRQTLRTLEKSSDTGTGSA, via the exons ATCATAACTTACGCCTTCCATCTGATGGCATCTTTGGTAGCTTAAAGGCACATCACTTTTTTAT aaaaacaaaaagctCTTGTCAAAATGCATGGAAGGACCTGAGATCATCAAGTATGTGTTATTCCATCTCCGGGTTCAATCCTAGGTTTTATTGCTCCTATGAGTCTGTCACAG ATCCCATTGAAATCCACAAACAGAAGCTGGCACAATGGTTTAATCACCTCCCTGAAGAGGAGAAGCAGTTCGGTGGCTACTTTTCTCCCGAAACCATGCACGTAGAGCCGCTCATGCTAGAGCGTCATCCGGATGAGGAAAGAGGTCTTCCAGTGAGTCGCTTCAAGACAAATGCAAACGTATCTACACATCCCTCTCTCTCTGTAGAGCAGCTCTTTGAGGCTGATCATGATGAAAACAAAGCACGAGGACTAAATGTTTTACTCTATGGAGCTGTCGGCACCGGAAAAAGTACTGTTGTCCGTAAACTGGTGCTGGATTGGTGTGCTGGATCTGCCTTGTCCCAGTTCAAACTTCTGTTGCCCTTCTCCTGTGAGGATCTCTCGTATGCATCCAAAGCAACGTCCCTTCGAGATCTTGTCGGGAAAAAATACATGCACCTTCGAAAGACAAATTATCTTAATGGAGATGTTGACAAAGCCAAGGACGTCCTCTTCATCTTCAACGGAATGGAGAAGATGAAGCTGGACTTTCGCATCGGCTCGACAGAGTTATGCAGTGATCCCAATGAAGCTCTGCCGACAGGATGTGTTGTTGTTAATCTACTTAGGAAATACCTTCTACCTGAG GCTAGCATTTTAGTCACAACCAGATTGTCTGCCATGGACAGAATTCCCAAAAAATACGTAAACCGCTTTGTACAGATTTGTGGCTTCAATGATCCTGATCGCCAGAGAGCGTACTTCACGAGCAGGCTCCTGCAACAAAATGGAGAGAAGGACGGACCAACAAAGGCGGCTGAATCTCTCATCGAAATGTTTTACTTGAACCTACAACGAGAGAGTCATTTAGCGACAGCATgctttttaccatcttattgcTGGCTTACATGCGCCACTCTTCATCTTTTGCATTTTACGGACGCCAATGCACCGATTCGAACCCTTACCGGTATCTACACGAGTTTCATGAGGCTCAACTTTGGGGGAGAGCTGATAACTACGGATGGGAATGCATCCTCACAAGACCAGGAGAACTCACTCATGCTATATGTGGTCCGTACTGTGGGGAAGCTGGCTTTTGATGGGATCACCAAAAAGAGGACATCCTTCTCTGCTGAAGACCTGGAGCAGTGGGTCGGTGGTAAGACCAAGACGGACGAAGAGCTCCGCCAACTGGCGGTGTTTCGCACAGACGTACTTGACTTCTTCCTGGTCCCTGATGACAACGGTCCACATCCAGAGTCTGGGGAGAGACGTTATGTGTTTGCTGTCCCTGCCATGCAGGAATATTTCGCCGCTCTTTACGTCGTTCTTGGTGAGAACAAAACTGTCCTGGAGAAGTTGACTAAGCAGATATCGGAGGATTTAGGGCAGGCCACTGAGGAAATTACAAGCTTACTGTCCATTCTCTCCAAAATCATACCATTCCGCATCTTTGCCATCTTCAACTTGCTCAAGTTGTTTCCCAAACTCTTTGAACGAATCAGCAGCTTTACCAAAGGACGCATTGCTCACACCATGGCGGCAGAAATGTTTCGCTCGGAGGACAGCTTCAATGAAGATGTCCTGGATCAGGTGGAGCAAAGTCTGCTGGGAGTTCACGGACCCCAGCCGCAAGTGGAAAGTGACACTAGGGCGTTTGAACTCTACCCCATCTTCATGGGCGGACTTCTTCATTATGAAAACAGGAGGCTGCTGGGGCATCTCGGGTGTGACATCAAGAGTCAAACCGTCGCACAGATCACTCGGACGCTAAGGAAACATCTGATCAAGGAGAGTAGTAAGAAGCAGCCACCTGAGGAGCTGATGGACCTTCTGGTTTTACTTTATGAGTTTCAGAACCCTCGACTTACAGCTGAAGTGCTGCAGTCCATCAAGACCATCAACTTGTCTACTGTGCGCATGACCCCTCTCAAGGGTTTTGTGCTCAGTACGGTGCTGAACTGCACTCGCTCTAGTTTCCACCTGGATGAGCTCAACCTGTCCTCATGCCACATTACTCCAGATCTATTGCAGATGCTCTGGCCAGCCTTCCATCACACTACCAACCTCAA tCTCCAGTTTAACAGCTTGGGTCCTGAGTCCTGCATTCTTCTGCGAGATCTGCTGCTGGAGCCCAACTGTACAATTAAGTCAATACA TTTGTGTGATAACCACTTGACGGACGCAGGTGTCAACCATCTACTAGAAGCTCTGTCTGGTAACCATTCTCTGCAGCGGCTATCTCTGATGCACACTGGCCTTGGGGACACGGCAGCATATCTACTGGCTGAGAAACTGGGCCAGCATGACATGTTAAAGGAACTGAATGTCGCCTACAATAACATAGGAGACAGTGCAGCTCTCACACTGGTCGACGCCTGTCGAGAACACCCCAGCATCCATACAGTACA TCTATACCTGAATGAGCTTACTGATGTGGGCAAGCAGTCACTTCACGTGCGCGGTGGTCCTCGGGTGAGGGAGGGCCGTCGGGTGAAGGTTCTGGCATCTGTAACGGAGGGCTCGGACATTTCAGAAGACTGGCACCCCATTCTGAGCATTATTGGAAAAAATTCCCTGTCCTGGGAGAGGGAGCGTGTACGCGAGCAACTGCACGTCTTCCTGAAAGATCTAGAATGGGGTCGGAAGCAGCAGACTTTCTGGAAGAAGCTGCACTTCCGAAGAGTAGAGAGCGTTGTGAGACAAACCCTGCGGACACTGGAGAAGAGCAGTGACACGGGAACAGGCTCTGCTTAG
- the nlrx1 gene encoding NLR family member X1 isoform X2: protein MWRLGRPSGTKVLRRCHSSPTDVCCKLYSRSRQKNHNLRLPSDGIFGSLKAHHFFIKTKSSCQNAWKDLRSSSMCYSISGFNPRFYCSYESVTDPIEIHKQKLAQWFNHLPEEEKQFGGYFSPETMHVEPLMLERHPDEERGLPVSRFKTNANVSTHPSLSVEQLFEADHDENKARGLNVLLYGAVGTGKSTVVRKLVLDWCAGSALSQFKLLLPFSCEDLSYASKATSLRDLVGKKYMHLRKTNYLNGDVDKAKDVLFIFNGMEKMKLDFRIGSTELCSDPNEALPTGCVVVNLLRKYLLPEASILVTTRLSAMDRIPKKYVNRFVQICGFNDPDRQRAYFTSRLLQQNGEKDGPTKAAESLIEMFYLNLQRESHLATACFLPSYCWLTCATLHLLHFTDANAPIRTLTGIYTSFMRLNFGGELITTDGNASSQDQENSLMLYVVRTVGKLAFDGITKKRTSFSAEDLEQWVGGKTKTDEELRQLAVFRTDVLDFFLVPDDNGPHPESGERRYVFAVPAMQEYFAALYVVLGENKTVLEKLTKQISEDLGQATEEITSLLSILSKIIPFRIFAIFNLLKLFPKLFERISSFTKGRIAHTMAAEMFRSEDSFNEDVLDQVEQSLLGVHGPQPQVESDTRAFELYPIFMGGLLHYENRRLLGHLGCDIKSQTVAQITRTLRKHLIKESSKKQPPEELMDLLVLLYEFQNPRLTAEVLQSIKTINLSTVRMTPLKGFVLSTVLNCTRSSFHLDELNLSSCHITPDLLQMLWPAFHHTTNLNLCDNHLTDAGVNHLLEALSGNHSLQRLSLMHTGLGDTAAYLLAEKLGQHDMLKELNVAYNNIGDSAALTLVDACREHPSIHTVHLYLNELTDVGKQSLHVRGGPRVREGRRVKVLASVTEGSDISEDWHPILSIIGKNSLSWERERVREQLHVFLKDLEWGRKQQTFWKKLHFRRVESVVRQTLRTLEKSSDTGTGSA from the exons ATCATAACTTACGCCTTCCATCTGATGGCATCTTTGGTAGCTTAAAGGCACATCACTTTTTTAT aaaaacaaaaagctCTTGTCAAAATGCATGGAAGGACCTGAGATCATCAAGTATGTGTTATTCCATCTCCGGGTTCAATCCTAGGTTTTATTGCTCCTATGAGTCTGTCACAG ATCCCATTGAAATCCACAAACAGAAGCTGGCACAATGGTTTAATCACCTCCCTGAAGAGGAGAAGCAGTTCGGTGGCTACTTTTCTCCCGAAACCATGCACGTAGAGCCGCTCATGCTAGAGCGTCATCCGGATGAGGAAAGAGGTCTTCCAGTGAGTCGCTTCAAGACAAATGCAAACGTATCTACACATCCCTCTCTCTCTGTAGAGCAGCTCTTTGAGGCTGATCATGATGAAAACAAAGCACGAGGACTAAATGTTTTACTCTATGGAGCTGTCGGCACCGGAAAAAGTACTGTTGTCCGTAAACTGGTGCTGGATTGGTGTGCTGGATCTGCCTTGTCCCAGTTCAAACTTCTGTTGCCCTTCTCCTGTGAGGATCTCTCGTATGCATCCAAAGCAACGTCCCTTCGAGATCTTGTCGGGAAAAAATACATGCACCTTCGAAAGACAAATTATCTTAATGGAGATGTTGACAAAGCCAAGGACGTCCTCTTCATCTTCAACGGAATGGAGAAGATGAAGCTGGACTTTCGCATCGGCTCGACAGAGTTATGCAGTGATCCCAATGAAGCTCTGCCGACAGGATGTGTTGTTGTTAATCTACTTAGGAAATACCTTCTACCTGAG GCTAGCATTTTAGTCACAACCAGATTGTCTGCCATGGACAGAATTCCCAAAAAATACGTAAACCGCTTTGTACAGATTTGTGGCTTCAATGATCCTGATCGCCAGAGAGCGTACTTCACGAGCAGGCTCCTGCAACAAAATGGAGAGAAGGACGGACCAACAAAGGCGGCTGAATCTCTCATCGAAATGTTTTACTTGAACCTACAACGAGAGAGTCATTTAGCGACAGCATgctttttaccatcttattgcTGGCTTACATGCGCCACTCTTCATCTTTTGCATTTTACGGACGCCAATGCACCGATTCGAACCCTTACCGGTATCTACACGAGTTTCATGAGGCTCAACTTTGGGGGAGAGCTGATAACTACGGATGGGAATGCATCCTCACAAGACCAGGAGAACTCACTCATGCTATATGTGGTCCGTACTGTGGGGAAGCTGGCTTTTGATGGGATCACCAAAAAGAGGACATCCTTCTCTGCTGAAGACCTGGAGCAGTGGGTCGGTGGTAAGACCAAGACGGACGAAGAGCTCCGCCAACTGGCGGTGTTTCGCACAGACGTACTTGACTTCTTCCTGGTCCCTGATGACAACGGTCCACATCCAGAGTCTGGGGAGAGACGTTATGTGTTTGCTGTCCCTGCCATGCAGGAATATTTCGCCGCTCTTTACGTCGTTCTTGGTGAGAACAAAACTGTCCTGGAGAAGTTGACTAAGCAGATATCGGAGGATTTAGGGCAGGCCACTGAGGAAATTACAAGCTTACTGTCCATTCTCTCCAAAATCATACCATTCCGCATCTTTGCCATCTTCAACTTGCTCAAGTTGTTTCCCAAACTCTTTGAACGAATCAGCAGCTTTACCAAAGGACGCATTGCTCACACCATGGCGGCAGAAATGTTTCGCTCGGAGGACAGCTTCAATGAAGATGTCCTGGATCAGGTGGAGCAAAGTCTGCTGGGAGTTCACGGACCCCAGCCGCAAGTGGAAAGTGACACTAGGGCGTTTGAACTCTACCCCATCTTCATGGGCGGACTTCTTCATTATGAAAACAGGAGGCTGCTGGGGCATCTCGGGTGTGACATCAAGAGTCAAACCGTCGCACAGATCACTCGGACGCTAAGGAAACATCTGATCAAGGAGAGTAGTAAGAAGCAGCCACCTGAGGAGCTGATGGACCTTCTGGTTTTACTTTATGAGTTTCAGAACCCTCGACTTACAGCTGAAGTGCTGCAGTCCATCAAGACCATCAACTTGTCTACTGTGCGCATGACCCCTCTCAAGGGTTTTGTGCTCAGTACGGTGCTGAACTGCACTCGCTCTAGTTTCCACCTGGATGAGCTCAACCTGTCCTCATGCCACATTACTCCAGATCTATTGCAGATGCTCTGGCCAGCCTTCCATCACACTACCAACCTCAA TTTGTGTGATAACCACTTGACGGACGCAGGTGTCAACCATCTACTAGAAGCTCTGTCTGGTAACCATTCTCTGCAGCGGCTATCTCTGATGCACACTGGCCTTGGGGACACGGCAGCATATCTACTGGCTGAGAAACTGGGCCAGCATGACATGTTAAAGGAACTGAATGTCGCCTACAATAACATAGGAGACAGTGCAGCTCTCACACTGGTCGACGCCTGTCGAGAACACCCCAGCATCCATACAGTACA TCTATACCTGAATGAGCTTACTGATGTGGGCAAGCAGTCACTTCACGTGCGCGGTGGTCCTCGGGTGAGGGAGGGCCGTCGGGTGAAGGTTCTGGCATCTGTAACGGAGGGCTCGGACATTTCAGAAGACTGGCACCCCATTCTGAGCATTATTGGAAAAAATTCCCTGTCCTGGGAGAGGGAGCGTGTACGCGAGCAACTGCACGTCTTCCTGAAAGATCTAGAATGGGGTCGGAAGCAGCAGACTTTCTGGAAGAAGCTGCACTTCCGAAGAGTAGAGAGCGTTGTGAGACAAACCCTGCGGACACTGGAGAAGAGCAGTGACACGGGAACAGGCTCTGCTTAG